CATTTGGTAACGCAAGCTGTGGAGGCAGATCTCAATGCCTTTATCCACCAGTTATCCACATCTTGTGGACAAATACCCACTTCTTCCCCAGAGTGGCTAAACCTTTGGCAAGCGGCCAACCAAAAAGTGGGAACGCTCCTCGAACAAACTTTAGACGATAAACCAGAAAATCTTTCGGAGCCATTGGTAGCACGTATCCTTTCGCGGTTATTGCCCGAAGGCCATACATGGTTTTTGGGGAACTCTATGCCCATCCGCGATGCCGATATGTATGCCGCCCCCGCCCCCGCTTCGGTGGCTATCGGAACCAACCGTGGGGCAAGCGGCATTGATGGTTTGGTGGCCTCGGCGATAGGATTTGCCATCGGGCGGCAACAACCACTCACGCTCCTGATTGGCGATGTATCGTTGCTGCACGATCTGAACAGCCTGCTTATGGTGCGTAATAGCTCCGTTCCAATAACGATCGTGGTGATTAATAACGACGGTGGCGGAATCTTTTCCTTCCTGCCCATTTCCGCCGAGGCAGACGTTTTTGAACCCTACTTTGGTACGCCACATGGCAGATCGTTTTCTTATGCGGCCCGTTTTTTTGACCTGCCTTATGCCTCGCCGCAAACCACAGAAGCGTTTGAATCTGTTTATCAAAACATGACGGCTTCGGGTCAGTCGGGGCTAATAGAAGTGGTGACCGATCGCCAAGAAAATGTCCACTATCACAAAATACTTCAGGATAAAATTCTGGCGGCAATTGGCTAAGGTGCTGAAACCAGAACTTTCTTTGAAAATCTTCAAAAACGATTTGGTGTAAGTGGTTTGCTGGTAATCGCTTGGCGTAGGTGGGGATTTTTTGGCACTAAACTTCATTAGATGCACAAAGCTTAAATGTAGCACTTCACTGTCATAGAAGCACTACCCCGCTTTTGCAACACGGCTGTTAGTGGCTGGCTTTCTTGTCATTTCGTAATCCACTTTGTCAATTTTGATAATAATGTCGGTTTAGGATTTTCATACGAATATGACTTAGTTTCAGAGTTGTAAAAAGAGTCTTTTACTTTGACATGGTCCCATTTTCACGGACACAGCGTTAAGTTAGAAAAGTAGTGTTCCTCGAACTTGTCGGGGCAAAGATACCCCAGTGCCGAATGCCTCCTTTTCGGGTTGTAGTAGCACGCTATGTAATTGAAAATTTCCGTGTAGGCATCTTCAAAGGTATCAAAAATTCCGTCCTGCAACAGTTCGCCCTTGAGCCTGCTGAAAAAGGACTCTGCGAAGGCGTTATCATAACAGTCTCCCTTGCGCGACATGCTCTGCCGGTAGCCCCGCTTGGCCAAGTGCTTCCTGAAT
This region of Bacteroidetes Order II. bacterium genomic DNA includes:
- a CDS encoding transposase translates to FRKHLAKRGYRQSMSRKGDCYDNAFAESFFSRLKGELLQDGIFDTFEDAYTEIFNYIACYYNPKRRHSALGYLCPDKFEEHYFSNLTLCP